Part of the Athalia rosae chromosome 2, iyAthRosa1.1, whole genome shotgun sequence genome, GAAATTAACAACGGGGGGGAAAGTGTAATGAAAGAAAGGGAGCTCCTCGTACCCCGCGTGCGACGAATGAAGCTTTTATTTGGGAATTTAATGTGAACGTTTCAGGGGGAGTTGGTGTATTCTTGGTACGACGGCGTGATCACCGGGGCGGACGAGTACGCTGGGAGAATTCATTTGATCGGCGACGCCGGTGGCCGAGCGTACGGACAAGGGAGTATCAATTTGACAAATATTCGGGAGACCGATCAAGGATGGTATGAGTGCAGAGTTATATTTCCAAATAGGACACCGAGCTCGAGGAACAACGGGACTTGGGTGCATCTCACGATCGATGGTAAAATTGTATAGGCAGAAAAAGATAACGTGCAATCGGGGGTTCCGTGTTGGAAACGAAACTGCGAATGACGATGTACTCGCATCAAACATTGCCTGCTCAATTCCGATTAATTTCTCAGTTTTTACTAATTCACTAATTCATTAATGGTCGACCAATTTCCGCTTTATCTGCACCACTTCATCCTCTCATTGTTCTCGTCGATCGGATCCGTACACTCGGAATTTTTATCACGGAGTTTACGAGAGAACTGTACGTAAAAAGATTTGGAATGTGCCGCGCAGGTTCGAACGGTAAGATTATCTCGAGAGACGTATAAATTGACCAGATGCGTGGGCGCGGTGGAGAATTGTAGCTAAATTAGCATTACATTACACCGTTTATAATTTATCTGTATCACGCATTGTATGCGGATGATATATTTCAGCGATATTTTTGGCAACCTTCGGTATATGCGAAAATTTATCCGACTCAGACCATGTGTATTGGACTCGGGGAAATGAAATGCTAACGGATGATTCGTTTGACATTTTTATCCAACATTCGGAAAAAATGCTGTTCTCGTAATTCGTGTTCATTTTCCTTGGCATGAGCGTAATAAGTTATGCGTCCGGCCTGACGCTCCGTAGTAACAAACTGCGTGCAGAACATCCTTTCCGATTCTGTAATTTAATACGCCCACAAATAAGCGGCGAACGAACAAAACCAGAACGCGCCTTTTCCgcttggtattttttttctcttcaattctgTCCATGGAGACAGATTCACTAATTGCTTGCAACGAACGCGTCCCCATTTGCGAATTacttttcaaacgaaatcGGAATCCCATTCTTATGATTCAAATGTTCCGATTACCTCcctcttctacgcaataaaTTCCGACGTCAATTGGAAATTTCGATCAAAGTTAAATAATGGTTCaatgattcgaaaaactttaatCCATGGCAAGCTTTGTATTAATAGTCGCTTATAGCCGTCGTGATTAACAAAATTAACGCTGTACAGTAATATACTGATGAAATTCAATGCGATGACGAGAGTGCATTTGATCGTTTTACATATTGATGTTGTCAATAACGCAAGTATTGATGTTAAAATGCAGCACAAAGCGAAATATAGCCGCTTACTAACCGATCACTGGACAGACTCGTTAAATCGTTCAACCAGGTGTGCCCACGCGGCCACCGATTGTTACAGGCGAAAATCTCCTGGCAATTCCACCCATTAATCAAACAACGATGGAAGGAGATACTGCAAATTTTGTCTGCGTCACCAAAGACACAAGTTCCGTCGTATCGTGGTTGCGCGAGGGCGTCTCCGTCACGGAAGTCGAAGTAAGCAATCCTCATCCCCCCTCGATTATCATCGTTCAATTTCGCCCTTCCAATCAAAACCCGCGATGGCGGCGAAAGCCGGTTCGGTCAACAAATATGTTGCGGATATAAGGAGCGCACGTAGTACGTGTTCGCACGAATGTGTCCATCGTGATCGAGAAAAATAACCTTCGGGTCACAGCTGTCGCTATTTGTTCCCTTTATACCGGAGGCCGAGTTTCGAGGCCGAGCACAAACCGTCGGGtatccttgtttttttctacccttaAAATACCGCGACTGTAAATGCGTGGAATATCACCCGAGTGTAAATAAGAATTCACTCCCGCGAAGCGTTTACGTTTACAAATCTCACGATCAGCTCAAGCGTCGATTCCGTCCGAGTCGAGTGTTTCAAACTGCGTCGTAGGTATTGGTTGGAAGACGGACTCCTCGAAGAGTAATTAAAGACTTCTCGCGTCTGTTTGAACtaattactttttattcgTGGGTTCGAGGATCTTCGTAACAGAGCAACGATACGCAGCGATGGGACTTTAACGATAACGTCAACGGCCATGGGTGACCTCGGAGAATATACATGTGTCGTTGCGAACGCGAATTCCGAGAGGCAAAGCGCTTCCGCTTTTTTGAACGTGCAATGTAAGTCTCAACCTCGTGGAACAAGTCCCTTCGATTCGAGAAGAAACCAagtcggatgaatttttcatcgtctatTCCTCTCTGCCAGATAAAGCTAAGGTGATATACGCACCGCGAGAAGTTTACCTGCCCTACGGGAGACCGGGTCTCTTAGACTGTCACTTCAGAGCGAACCCACCCTTGACCAACTTGCGATGGGACAAAGACGGGTTTCTGTTCGACCCGTACAACGTACAAGGTGTCTTTTACAGAAGAAATGGGTCTCTTTATTTCAGTAAAGTCGACGAAACGCATTCCGGTAGCTACACGTGTACACCCTTCAATAGCCTTGGAACTGAGGGGCCAAGCCCTTCGATCAACGTGGTaagttgaatgaatttttcccctcttcggAATTTCGACTACGATAATTGACTGAAGCAAAAACttgacggaaaaaaagtgaaacaattGCGAGAACACGTTATTTAATATCTACCAGCGTCGACGATTTCTCAATTGAAGAAAGAAGCGTACGTTCATCCGCAGTTAAGATCAACGACTAAAGATCAACGTCCAGCGGACCAGAGCTTTTCTGTAGACTCTCATCCTCCGAGCACATTCTAACGAATACTGATCATTGAAGGCTAATTGTAAGCGGAATACGGCGTTTGATCGTCACGTTGCTCACACTCTGTGAGGAATCTCATCTCGGATATATGCGGTCTGCTGTctggcttacaattagttcggTGTACCtgatcgaagaattcccaaCACCGCTTGTCGTTATAGCCAAACCATACGGTACAGACGTTTCAAAAtaggattttctttttttataggtCGTGCAAAGGCCACCGGTGTTCACGGTGACTCCGCAGCACTTGTATATGAGGAAGTTAGGCGAGAGTCTCGAAATTCCATGTGACGCTAAAGACGGGGATCAAATGCATCGGCCGACAATCGTATGGTTCAAGGTACGTTTGTAACATCGAGTCTTTCGTCGCCAAAATTTCCCAACTCGAATCCTTGGATTTTACTTAAAGGACGGAACCCCGCTCCCGCTCGATCGGACGAGTGTGAACGGGGGTAATTTGACGATCGAGAGGATCCAGGAGGACGATCGGGGCCTCTATCAATGCGCTGTGAGCAACGAGGCGGCTACGGTGGTTGCGGACGCTGAATTGATGGTCCTGAATGTTGCGCCGAGGGCGCCCTACAATTTAAGCGCGAACAGTAGTAGCAATACGGTAACTTTGAGATGGGTTCCCGGATTCGTCAGACCCAAGATGGAGTATTCCGTTTGGTAAGTGCGTCCAGTCCGTCGTACGTCCTCGCTGATTTATCGGTAAATTAAGTCTACGTAAGATTGACGGCCAAATTACCGTACTATAACTCTTGATATTTTAGGTACAGACCAACCGATACATCCGAATggcgaacgatgaaaatattatcacgGAAAACTACCGAAGCAACTATCAACAATCTGGGACCTGGAAGAGAATACGAATTCATGGTTTTAAGCCAGGACAAACACGGAGATGGAATGTTCAGTAAAGCCCTTCGGATATTCACGAAACCGAGTaggttgaatttcaaatgatccgttgctgaataatttttaatgacTAATTTGAAAtctgatcgaattttttcaggtCTCATCGATCAGAATTCAGCATCAGAGTTCAGAAGTCCGAAAGGTTGGTCTCCTCGGCATGACTGTTGCACTTGTACCGGCAATAACggagttttcaatttctatcATTGCATTATTTACAGAATCCGCAGAGTACATGAGCGCACCTCGTAATTTACGCGTGCAGCCGACGGTAGAAGGATATTTGGTAACGTGGGAGCCTCCGGATAACGGACGAGAACAAGTGAGAATATACACGGTACGATGGTTCCGAGGGCCACTGGAACACCTTTACGGGAAGGCTGAAACAACCGACACATACTATTTGGGTAAGGGAGGTAGCGTTTAACCTTGGGGGTGTTGGAGGGGTTCGTATCACTTGGGGTAATAGTCTTCGACGAAATCTCAAGACGTTAGTCGCGAGATACGTGGCATGATGATCTCCGAACACCGGATGCGGGGTGAAAACTAGTTACCGGAATTCCACCCGCTTGACTCGTCGTCACTCAATTAAGACGGTTCGACGTCAACTGAGCTTACAGCGCAGCATGAAACACGTCCTTTTGATCGATGTCATCCTATTGTCATCACTGTGAACGCAGAAAGTTACACCCCttgaaataatcaaatttacaGATACCAGCTGTAGGTATAATCTGAGTCTTTGGAACGCGTGAGTTATTTCACTGCCGAGTgaaccatttcttttttaccattcgaaaacatatttttcaccAGATCGTCGATGAATAATAAGaacctcgaaaattttcagtgaaaaCACTGGAGGAGGAAAGTTACTACACGTTTGAAGTAATGGCGATGTCATTGTCCGACGACTTCGCAACGAGTGAACGTTTCGCCTTAGAAGTACCGGCGTACCGGAGAAACCGAGCGATTTCCATGGGAATCGTCGCTGGAATCGGTTTTCTTGCCGCGGCATTGGCAGCAGTTTGGTGGGCACGGAAGAGATTCTGCAGAGGACTAtcgaacgagaaataacaacgagataaaaattttcggaggttttttcaattatcttcGCTTGTTTATTATATTCGCGATATACGAGTATGTACTCTGGtttcaaaaagaagaaaagaacgaatctgaaaaaatatacgaaacgaATAGAGCGGTACGATAATTGGAGCGGTGAATGAGAGAAGCCTAGAATATTATACAGCAGATTTAGAGGGAGGAGAATAGTCATTCTTTGCAAATACTGCATTCGCGAAATGTCGTCGACTGTTTCGAAACGGTGATTCAGCTATTGCAGGTAGATTTCAATGTGTTTTACTTATGGTTTGGAGCGAATAAGGAGTTTAGGGGAATTCAATGTATAATCGTTAGAAGTAGATTCATGATTTCGAATTATtgcgttttcattttattattatgataCAATGGTGAACATTATTCAATGTAGTTCTAAATTGTTACACCGTATCGTAGCCGTATATGAATTTAAGTTGTCAACTATTTTCAACAGTTGGCTGGAAATATTAGCTAGTAAAAGTTCTGTCGATGTTAAAATCGCAATTACTATTAAGCAGTGTAGTGTAGACGAGTAGCTGATGACGAACATTTTCGAGTGACACGCGTCGTTTTTGACGTCATATTTTGCATGAGTAGTAGAttagatataattttataatcttgATCGATTTTCACAGTAGCAGCCCAAAGTCCACGAAGAGAAGATATCGTGTTAAAATCGTACGAGAGTTTATTTTAcagatttctcgattttatcGATTATCAAGTATCTATAATACATTGTATTGTTAGGAGAGCTTGTTTTATCGTTCGGTTGAGATTACCGAGTAACGGAATTGTTACAAGTGtaagaattataaattatcgtcGGCTGCATTATCGATCCAATAATAACGTCAATGATATCGCGACAATGTACCGCAATgtcggaatgaaatttttctcttcccattGCGCTATCATTGACGTCATGAACCCTGTTGTATTTCCCAACGTATTTACGATGCATAAATTATTACTGTAAAACtttcatcgatcgattctcattatTCATAGATGCACCTATGGTCTCGGATGTACGAAATAACCTTACCATGCCTTGTAGGAGAACAAAAGGAAACAGTAATAGAAGTTGAGACTAGTATTTGTTCATTGTTGATAATTTACGTGATCATTGGATGCCCTCCTTTTAAATCGCGTTACAGGTGATGCAAAAAATGTTATAGATTGGCAATTTGTTTGAGAGAGCTGCATCGTAAAATTCCGTACTACGTTTCACGCATCTATGCCGTACGTGAAACTTAAAAGTACGGAAGTGTAAACGTTTGTATTCAACTTTATCAAGCCGCTCTTGTCAAGTCGGATCATTGTTGTTTTCTGGCTGGAAAAAAGGTCGATGCACGGAGGTGGGATGGAGATATATTGCGGTAAAAGAGTCGATGCGTGTACGAGTGCAACTGCACTTGGAAACTAAATTATCTCGATGGAGTGAGTACGAGCGCCTCATGTGAAATTCTGTTTGTCGCACTTATTTTGGCATACGTTATAACGCGTCGTGTGCTTTTCACTCCGGTGTCGCGCGACACGGTCACATgtcatattataataatgctCAGCGCAAATGTTTTCGATCTCCAATAAATCGGAGTTTGCGAAACAGAAATTCAGAGCGCggaaattaattgatcgatgTTCGTACCGTTTATCGTTTCCACGTCACGGAATATCCGCGCTTTATGGAGAGCACGATCGACTGTGCCGATTATTATCAAAGACAAGTAAATCGCTGATTTGGATCTTCTCTTGTAATCTGTTCAATTATGTCACACTGCAGGGTGCCTTTCAAGGAGATTCTAGTTGCGTCTTCCAACGACCAAAGGTTCATGAATATTTGATCGGGTTTCGCGCGCTTCAGAAAATCAATGCGGCTTAATCcagattttgaatattttgttttcccGCGGTCTCTCACAAAGATACCGATACCTGCGCcttgttttcgggaaaaatTACATCTCCCTAGCGCATGTTTATCGTCAAATATAACATTGAGTAAAAAGCAGGTTGATGAatcagaaagagaaaatgacgatgacgagcTCAATGGTCAACGCGTAGAGGACGTAAGGTATACATATCATACATCCTTAATCACAGACGCGATACGATGCCAGTGCGTATGATTGGCCTAGAAGTGAAATTTCGTGGTCTCTCCATTCCAGTCGTGGAAATACGATTTTAAAGTACGATAACTTATGGGAAGTCAACAACCAGAAGGGCGTAACATGTACTTTGTTGACTTTCAATGCAAAACTCCTACGAAATGCCTCGATCGACCGATATCGTTGCAATAATTGTTCAGTCGAACCAACTTCGAGCTAGTCGCCTAGTGTCAAAAGATCCATGCAAAGTCTTTTTGTACGGGCGTGTGAAATAGCCGCGCTTCGTATAACCAAAACCGCAAAATATGACGTTCGTGTTCTTATACGTACTTGCGTTTCAACATTTGCATACTATAATCCGTTAGTCTGACCACTGTAACGTTTTTCACCCGCGAATCTGAtcggtagattttttttttttccagagttGATATTCAGCGAATGGCGTTATAATATTAGAACTCACATCCgagtacgtgtgtacacagcTGGTCAACGATTGAGATAAGAACAAAGAACTGGTAAGGAGTTGCGTCGCGTACAGAATATTTGGGTACATTTGAATTTGGCAAATAAAGTGTGAGCTGGCAATCCGATTCTCAGGCATAATTTCCTCGAATCGTGACACCACGGGACGAACTGCGGTTACCTTCAACATTatgacgatggaaaaaaaaaaaaattggtcgaGTTGCACGCTCGAAATATGAAAGCGTATCGAGAATGGTGGCTCgtggatgagaagaaaaatcacggGAAGCGATAGAGAAAAAcataataaatgaaagacGGGAAAAAGAAGGCCAATCTTGGCGCTCGGCCACGTGTATATCTCGCACGTGGATGTTTCCCGTTCATGTTTACGGAAAATACATGTCAGTCAACTTACGTAATTGCGTCTCGCGGAGTTTCGGCAATATCTAGACGTCGCGTCGtctatttttgtttaaatttcgTGGGCCGGGCTCTGGTAATGCGATCGTGAAAATCGTCTGCTCGGTGGgtcaaaattgattttctataCGTGTGCAGCTGCAACGGTCGCCCTGAGTAGTCACATACCAGATTACGTGGGGGTTATTACGTAACCGCGTActgtgtatacacacatagcTAGATCTATGTATATGCAATTTTGGCGTAGGGTTTAATCCACCGAATACTACCACGCGTGTGGCAATAATCGATAACGTCGGTGCAAAGTACATActatagaatatttttcacagcCGTCTTTCGATTATTCTTGTGATTCGACTACTGCAATTCGACGTCGGCGACTTCTGCTAATTATGGAGTTTCTTCTCGAGAAAGGTAACACGACTTACAGGGTGTACCGAACGTGTCGTAACTCAATGTTTTCCCAAGGTACCAATCTTACAATCAACAACATGTTCCCTTGAACACATTTTTTGGCGTCGACAAATCGAGCGAGTAATTTACCCTCCGGAGTTTCTCCGTAAATATGACTTTAACGGCGTTGAATCCTCTCCTTCTATGCATACGTCTGCTTTATCGATGTAACGCAGCCAACGATTCCACCGatttatctgaaatttgaatttcaacccGGTGGTCCTCTGTCGATCCTGCGCGAATAAGTACCCCAAATTAAAAGGTCGGACGTGGGAACTTTATATCAATAGCTGACGATTGTTTGATCAGATTGTTCCTGACCACAAGTTCCCGATGTGGGTATATATTCTCTATGAGACGTCCTTCCGATCACCTTGACAGTTATGACCCCCCTCGATTATGTTTTCTGCTTTTTCCACACTGCGCGTAAAATTTCTACTGTCGCAGTTTATATCGTTGTTACGTTATGGCTACATAACGCCAAAAAATTGCCGGAAAAAAAAGCTGCCAAGTACCTTGGTGGGCTACTCGCACACGGACTAACTCCAATCACCAAGTTTCATAGTGAAATTATAGTGAACCGACAAGTACTACGACTTTCAAATGTGGTAGAAATCGCAACGTTATTCTACCATGTGCctacacgtatgtaaataGACGTCGTAAGCGTGATTTCGAGCAAGCCAGTCATCAGTCGGGTGCAATTTAATCGGTCGATTTATCGATTAATCGTCGGCTCCCCGTAACATATTCGGGTTATCTTGTGAGTCATTGTCAGCGAATGGGAACTGCATAGGGATCATTTGCCGCTGCCGCGTCATACTTCGAATCGTCACACGACTTGGAAATTgctcttatatgtataccctgCGTTTTGTACCCCGAGTATTTCAAGTGTTAAAATTAACAAGAAATCACATACAATTAACACGAACTTGACGGTGaagcaaagagagagagagagaaaaaatacagTTAAAAGGTCTAAGAAGAGCGATCGGCACAACAATAAGATGCCAGGAGAAAATAATGGTCTGAAATTACAGACGCGATAATATGTACAATATTGTTGCGAATAAACTCGAACAATCTGAAATCACACACTGATATAACAAGATAAGAGAATCTGAGCTGAACAGATCGGGAATGATAATTGTGATCTTTATATTGTAATGCTCTACAGGTGGATGTACTATACCGCAAGAGATAAATTTATGTTCTgataaaatcgattttcaagaTTAAATGGTTGTTGAATCGAGAGAATagaagttgaaaattatttgcatCGAGATAATTGAAGAATCGGATCAGTTATCTTGGTGGGACTTAAAGAAAACGATTGTAACCGAATACGTATCAATTAATGTTTGTCGACGGGTGATTTTGtacgaaaattgttattttccaCTGCGACGACGAGTCTAGTCAACATATTCCACTCACAAGTCGCTCACCAGTTATACACGCGTTCGGCTGCTTCGTATAATCCATCGTTTCGACGACATTGTTACGACACAGATATGCACCTGGAATTAGTGAGATGGTAAGACCTCCATTTGTGACGAGGCAAACGCCGTGCACCTACAGCAATACGAGCATTAAATATCCTTAAACACGTCCAGTTGTGCGTGCAACTTTTTAACAAACAATTAGTTTAATGAGTAATGACACTGCTGTTACTGCATTCCCTGGCATCATCGAGATTAATCTCATCCGCATAATATGAAATCACGCGAAGCAAAGTACAGTAAACATGCAATTTCAGGGACAAGAATTGCAACATTGTCAAAGAGCGAGGTTCGAATTGTGAGTGTTCGCCACGTACAAGTAATTTCATCGCGAGCGGTCTTCAGATAGACCCATAAAATAATGGTGAAGAAGCattacatttttaattttccaccgACAACTTGAGTATTCGCAGTCAGCATGAGAAGCACGACCATCGATTTCTTACTTCTAACGCCGAGTGTAATGCTGCTTTGCTTGCTTCGTTCATGTAAATACTGAACAGTCCGCCTTGGTCCAACTAGAAAACACAAGAGACTTTTCTATACGGCGAGAGCTCTTCGATCCATACATCGCATACTTTCCGCACcctttttgaaaatacaaacttcGATATTCATCACTTCATGGAAAACTCGGACAAGACCACGCTGTGcgaagaaatatttataacctTCGATGTCGTCGCTCTCGTTTGGATCGACGTTGaggcgatcgatcgaacgaatggTTATTTACACCTAGTCATGCGTgacgttttcaaattttcaatggcATCGTTTCGAATTTGAGTTTCCCGTTAAATCGGGCTCGCTACTCGAATCCGAGGGCAGTGTTCGGCGATACGTAATGACGAattgcaacaaagaatcacacgtatacgtacgcatggTTGTGTCGACGCGACACGTCGAGTGCGGAACGGGAAGgataaacataaaaataaataatgataatattataagTGCACGCAGATGCACTCGAGCTTTGGGAAGGGATAACAGAAACGTGAAATGCAAAACGTAAATGTAGAAGGACGCTGAGCAACTACAGAAGTCCGGCAGTGCCTCGCCGTACACCCGCGTGCAGGGTACAAAGTTCGTCGTGTTCTAGGTGCATGTGTACTCGATTCGGTGCAGGCGCACCGAGAAACGTTGGACAGTAGCTTGGTGCGAGACTATCGACCCGTAGTCATGCGGTATTCAGCCTCCCTTTCTCCCAATCTCCCCGTAAACTCCTCTCGCGATTCCCGAGCCCCTTTGTCTCCTCTGTCTCACTTCACCAAACTGGACTCCCACTCACTCCGTGGAGTCGCATCGgattactctctctctctcttacttCTCTCCCCCACCATTCCGAAAAGCCGTAACTCCCACCACGTCGCCGTTCTGGCTCGCTTTGTTGTACATGCGCGTGTTAATCCAATGAGGTATCAAAAAACATCGGCGCCCCTTCGAAATGAATTGGTCATTTTTTGCTCTATTCCgatgacggaaaaaaatcgatacaaTTCTATTCTGGAAATTAAAATCTGATCATTGCGGAATCTCGAGGAGATAATTGTCCAGAGAGAGAAGTGAGCGGCCACGCCGAGAAATCTGATCTCACTTTGTTCTCCGTTAACTCATTGTCCGTGTAGAAGccaaagaaggaggaaaaaattctcgtttctttcgaaaattcatcgcttTCGAAAACTTTTGGGTTCTCGAGTTCTGAGGATCGGTATGAGAGGGAATCATTTTTCCAGGATTCGAAAGAAAGTAGAGAAGAGGCGCGAGGGATGCTCGGGGCATCGAATCTTGATACTCAACTGTTGAAAGGGGAAGAGAACCGAAGTAGTAGGCCGAGGTAGAAGCAAAGCTGGTCAGACCGAGCGCACAGCGCACAGCTGATTTTGACGTCGCGAGTATGACTGACGTTATTTTGTGTTAT contains:
- the LOC105691518 gene encoding protein borderless isoform X2, producing the protein MKSAIGGFFIALLWSEASSYGHLLEEEKEPTFLTAGVGDYVVFNCDLDFPHDIPIPYILRWNHEGELVYSWYDGVITGADEYAGRIHLIGDAGGRAYGQGSINLTNIRETDQGWYECRVIFPNRTPSSRNNGTWVHLTIDGENLLAIPPINQTTMEGDTANFVCVTKDTSSVVSWLREGVSVTEVEDLRNRATIRSDGTLTITSTAMGDLGEYTCVVANANSERQSASAFLNVQYKAKVIYAPREVYLPYGRPGLLDCHFRANPPLTNLRWDKDGFLFDPYNVQGVFYRRNGSLYFSKVDETHSGSYTCTPFNSLGTEGPSPSINVVVQRPPVFTVTPQHLYMRKLGESLEIPCDAKDGDQMHRPTIVWFKDGTPLPLDRTSVNGGNLTIERIQEDDRGLYQCAVSNEAATVVADAELMVLNVAPRAPYNLSANSSSNTVTLRWVPGFVRPKMEYSVWYRPTDTSEWRTMKILSRKTTEATINNLGPGREYEFMVLSQDKHGDGMFSKALRIFTKPSLIDQNSASEFRSPKESAEYMSAPRNLRVQPTVEGYLVTWEPPDNGREQVRIYTVRWFRGPLEHLYGKAETTDTYYLVKTLEEESYYTFEVMAMSLSDDFATSERFALEVPAYRRNRAISMGIVAGIGFLAAALAAVWWARKRFCRGLSNEK
- the LOC105691518 gene encoding protein borderless isoform X1, with translation MKSAIGGFFIALLWSEASSYGHLLEEEKEPTFLTAGVGDYVVFNCDLDFPHDIPIPYILRWNHEGELVYSWYDGVITGADEYAGRIHLIGDAGGRAYGQGSINLTNIRETDQGWYECRVIFPNRTPSSRNNGTWVHLTIDGVPTRPPIVTGENLLAIPPINQTTMEGDTANFVCVTKDTSSVVSWLREGVSVTEVEDLRNRATIRSDGTLTITSTAMGDLGEYTCVVANANSERQSASAFLNVQYKAKVIYAPREVYLPYGRPGLLDCHFRANPPLTNLRWDKDGFLFDPYNVQGVFYRRNGSLYFSKVDETHSGSYTCTPFNSLGTEGPSPSINVVVQRPPVFTVTPQHLYMRKLGESLEIPCDAKDGDQMHRPTIVWFKDGTPLPLDRTSVNGGNLTIERIQEDDRGLYQCAVSNEAATVVADAELMVLNVAPRAPYNLSANSSSNTVTLRWVPGFVRPKMEYSVWYRPTDTSEWRTMKILSRKTTEATINNLGPGREYEFMVLSQDKHGDGMFSKALRIFTKPSLIDQNSASEFRSPKESAEYMSAPRNLRVQPTVEGYLVTWEPPDNGREQVRIYTVRWFRGPLEHLYGKAETTDTYYLVKTLEEESYYTFEVMAMSLSDDFATSERFALEVPAYRRNRAISMGIVAGIGFLAAALAAVWWARKRFCRGLSNEK